DNA from Balaenoptera ricei isolate mBalRic1 chromosome 6, mBalRic1.hap2, whole genome shotgun sequence:
atatatgtcaatcctaatttcccaattcatcccacccccatttCCCTCCTTGGTAATACCAAGTTTGTTCCCTatgcctgtgtctctatttctgctttgcaaataagttcatctgtatcatttttctagattccacatgtaagcaatgttatacattatttgtttttctctttctgacttacttcactctgtgtgacagtctttacatctatccacgtctctgcaaatggcacaattttgttcctatggctgagtaatattccattgtatatatgtaccacatcttctttatccattcctctgttgatggacatttaggttgcttaggATATAGACTTCTCAATCAATCacgttttggtttttaaattacagagcaACTGTTTTTGGAAATTCTTCATCTGCACTCTTAGTTTCATCAGATAGCTAAATATGTGGAAAACATAGCCACAAAAGCAGCCACTGAGGATGGCTTTTTCAGAATTtaagccccccccacccccccaccccttagGTCTTCATATATTGATAATGATTCCCTTTAACTGAGAGATAGCTTCCCCTGCATAGTTTAAAACATTAATATGCTGGGGAAATCACAAATTAAGTAACCTGACTTCCTCTTTAAAATAGCACTGTTTTCCTAACTGATATGAGCACATTTCTTTTACAGAGACTTGCATTATAGGAACAGACTATTGTTTCCTAAGTAGGAAGAATAAGAGGGAATGAATTTTATAAAGAGCATAAGTATGATTTGATTCTGAAATAGTATTATTAAGAAATAGAATAGACTCTTTCTAATAAGGGTCatagaaaagtgaataaaataataaagggcCATCTTCCTGGAATGGCTGAGTCCTTAGAACTGATGAACTGGTTATCTTCTTGAGTGTGTTTCCAGCCCTCTGAATGGATTCTCTGTACTCTCAAGTCAAAGTCAAACCTATTATTGCAATCATAGTCATTATTCCTGGGGGTCAAGTACtctttacaattatttttataaagaaggagtggcttttatatttatttaagaaaatttcaaatattcaaacactacaattttaaaataaaggtaaaaaaaaagagtcccagCTTACTCAGCTCTGAAAAGTTTAGTAATGATACATGAATAAAGGATTAAACATTAATTaaattgattaaattaaaattaattaattaaaatttaaaacgcAACAGGAGGAGATGCTTGGAAGAAAAGTTTGACCACATGTTCTTTAAGTTATACAATGACATCAGCTGAATGAGGAACACATAATTTGGAATTGTATTATAATACTATGAACTGAAAAAGAAGCTCAATATATTGAGAATTATAGTTTGTTCACTTAagaatttgtcattttctttttttaaattgtggtaaaaatatatatataacataaaattttaaccatttgtaaacatacagttcagtggtattaagtacatttacattgttatgcaaccatcaccaccagtcctctccagaacattttcatcttccccaactggaactgtgtacccattaagcaatgcctcctccactccctccttctcccagcccctggcaatcaccaatctgACTTtttgactctatgaatttgattactcttGGCAccttgtataagtggaatcatatgatatttaccCTTTTGTGAccgttttctttcattttgcgtaatgtcttcaaggttcatccatgttgtaacgtgttagaatttttttctttgtaaggttgaataatgtttcattgtatgtatataccatatttggtttgtccatttatccatcagtggacaaTTGAGCACTTCCAACTTTAGGTTAtagtgaataatgttgctatgaacatgagtgtacaaatatctatttGAGTTCCCACTGGTTATTTTTGGTATATACCCAGATGTGAATTTCTGGATCatgataatgaaaaaattattctgacacttgttaaGCCAGTAAGGGAGACTTTATTCAGGACTATTGTGATAGTTGTCAAGACCATTACTATAGGGGGGAGAGATTGGGCTCAACTCTGAATACAGCAAGGAAAGCTAGGGATTTATAGCCGGTGAGCAGATTGAGGGGACCAGTGGATGGAAAAtaactaagaggaaacatcaagAGTAGGGGCATTCATGCAAAACTGATCTAACAGTATTGTTGCTGAAGGCTGGATGACCAGCGGGATCAGTTATCACATATGGGGAAGAAGAACTTGAATAGATATCAAGGGTGAGAGATTCCttctaaactgacttagcagggtTCTTGCTACAACTGGACTACAGGGTCCAGGATAAGGCCTAGTCAAAAAGAGGACTCCAAGAAGCCTAATTAAAACTTGATCAAAGATAGAATATTTTCCAATCATGTGATAATTAAATGTTAATTTGGGggggaaccaccatactgttttccacaactgctagcaccattttatgttcccaccaggAATGCACAaaatttccaatttctccataacCTTGATCACGCCTGTTACTTcttgaaatttttgtttcatttcattttgtttctaaaaatataatagtcatcctaatgggtgggaagtgatatctcatggtggatTTGATTTTcattcccctgatgattagtgttgttgagcattttcatgtgttttttgaccattgtatatcttctttgaagaaatgtctattcaagtcctttgtccatgtttttctcttgaattgttattgctgagttgtaggagttctttgtatcGCCTAgctattaatcctttgtcagctatatgatttgcaaatactttctatcattctataggttgccttttcactattTACTatgttgatagtgtcttttgatgcacaaaaatttttaattttgatgaagtacaaatgatatattttgttgttttttcctaagCTTTTGGTAACACATCCAGAAAATTATTGcaaaatccaatgtcatgaacctttttcccaagttttcttctgaaagttttatagttttatctgtaaaactaatttttactgtcatatatttattattttgagttaattttgtatatggtataaagtaagggtccaactttattcttttgcatttggataTCTGGTTTTCACACCATTTGctaaaaagactgtcctttccccattaatggtcttggcactcttgtagaaaaacatttgaccatatatgtgaggatttatttctgggctctctattctattccattgatctatgtgtctatctttatgccagtaccacactcttttgattactgtaactttatagtaagttttgaaatcagaaagtttgAGACCTCCAaccttgttcttatttttcaagattgtttttggtATTTAGGGTCTGTTGAGGTTCCATGTGCGAAATTTATCAGAATGAAAACCATTAAACAGTACTTGAAAGAAAATGCTTGTGCTTTATAAAAATTGAGACTGTGTAAAGATTTAGCACAGTGCAGAATATGCCACAGACCAAGTATTATCTATTTCACCAACAGGATGGCAGGCCAATGAAATGATTCATGGACTCCTGAGCTCCTGATCCCAGACTTAGACAGCCAACTTGGAATACATTTTAGAGGACATCTGAATGACTAATACCCTAGGCACATCTCTCCAAGAGGGCTCTTGAttgagccctaaatccaatgacagcaCCTTAATAAAAGTCACACAGAGGAGAGactgggagaagaggagaggccaTGTGAAGACTGAGACAGAGATTGAGTGACACATCTACAGTCCAGGAACacctggggccaccagaagctggaagagacaaagTAAAATTCCCCTCCAGCTTTTAGAAAGAGAAGGGTCCTCCtaacaccttgacttcagacttctggcctccagattgTGAGCTAATATATTTCTGttgctgagttgtaggagttctttgtatcGTCTAGCTATTAATCCTTTGTAACCCACCAAGTTTGTGATGATTTGTTACAACATCCCTTGGAAACTAATATACCATCCCCAGCCATTTAATACCTGGGTGGAACCCACATCTTACAACATAATACATTTCCTGTATTATGAAATCACATCAGTAAGGATTGCTCTTGTTACAGTAGAAGCTTCAAGTTTAAGCTGAAGAATTCTCCAGTAGAAGGTGTTATAATCAGAGGCTATGGGCACAGTACTAGAGTTATATTACTTCGGTTCAAACCTTTTTTTACACCACTTACACTCTGTTAGCCTGAGCAATTTTTCTAATTTCTCGGTGCCTCAAAATTTATCAGGGATAAACAGGCAAAACATAGCAGTTCTTTTAGAAGTTGGATataagaaataactgaaataatatGTAAAGTACTTTCAAATGCTTATTCCTTGTAAGCACACGATAAACATTAGCTGTCACAGTTAATAGTTTGGAACGGATTTTCCTCTTAACCAATGGGAATGCAAGGCAATTCTCATTATCTTCTCCTAACAAAGCTTTTAAATAACACATTGCCAAGCAATTATCATCAATTTTCTATAACACGGGTACATGCACGAGGAACTTGATATGGCTATGTAATGTCTATACATTAATCCAATGTGGAGTTAGTTGTATTCAGAAGGtaatacttaaagaaaaacattagtaataaaaaaaaatttttttttcggTAGCTAAGTATGGTATGTCTAAATGCTGGTTAGGAAAATTCTGCCCCTGGCTCAGAAATTCCCTATGGTTTGGAGTCAGATTTTTTTTGCCATATGATTTCAAGAGTTTTGATATTGAGAAATCCACGATGTTTTGTGAATATGACACAGTAGTTCATGGCCTGAAGGTTACTCCTGAGGAAATATATGAGGTTTAACACTCTCTTTGGgggcttcctttccttcccaagTACCAGCTACCAGTAATCCTTCTTGGACAGTCTCATTAAAAGCTGACTTGAAACCTAGAATAATTATGGAGCCAAAAACTCCAAAGctttaaagaaaagtttattaTGTAATAACTTAGACACCTTAAAAGGATGATGTCACCAAACCACCCGTCATTTCCCTAATAACAGGTAGAAAACTAGACTTCACACGCTGTAGAGGTAGAAAAATTGGTGTTTACACAGGTCAAACAAAAGTGCCTTGACGCAGGTAAGAATATTGTCTCAAATCAAAGCTATGAATATCATACTCAGAAGTTAACTGCTCTAGTTGTGGAAATACAAATCTGTCCAGTTGATGAAGACTCCCGAGAAGCTACCAAAGCCCCCTGACAAAAGGTAACCTGAGTTTCCTGGATTTTTTATTTCGTCCATCTTCCCACCGCTGTGCTTGGTTGCCCAGAGGGCCGCGCGCATGTCCCTGGTTTCCTGAAATTCACAGCAAAGCAATATCTCTCTGCACCATCGGCTTTTTCCTTCTTGCTCTTTGCTTCCTTGCTACATATCTTTCGACCCTAATTCTGCTTGTCACCAGCAATTTTAAAAGGATTAATCTTTGCATCCTCCCTTTCCCGCCCTGCTTTTTTCCGAGATCAATTTCCATCCTACAGTCTTCTTCGCACGCCTAGCTCCAGATGTGGTCCCTCTCGCTCCACTCACGCTGGAATTTCCCAGCTTCCAGGGCCCAATTCTGGCTGCAGAGGCCTCTCCATTCCTCTTTCTAGCTCTCAAATACCCTAATCCAGCTCCAAACTCCTCCCCACACAGGTCTAAATTCCACCCCTCATTCTCTATTCCCAGAATGTTCTCTCCCAGCCTTTCCCCAGGCCTGCTGCTGCTGTGACCACACTGTTCCTGTTTCCTAGGATGCACGCAACTTTCTAGAAAACCTTCTCTGCCGTTAGATCCCTCTGCCAGATTCCTCGCACTGACTGCAAGATTTCTGGGCACGGGTGAGCCTTCCAAGCTTCACTGTAATTTGGCTGAATGGATTTGTTGATCTCATAGCAGGTTGTTTTCTCCCCAAAAAGGTCCTCAACTTGGAATGGCCCTTAGTCATATTGAGGAGCTTTTTAACATGCATCCACCCCTAGAGATTTGGATAACTGGTCCGTTTGGGACGTGGGTATTGCAATGGTTTCACAGCTTCCGAGGGAGGTCTGATGTGTGTGTCTAGGTTTgagaaccaaaacaaaaaccttcaATCTACTTGTGCTTTTTTCACCTGGTTCTTCTCTTAAGGGTTCACCTTGAATTTCTGATGACGCAGCAGCCCACCTTAGGGAGCTGTATGCCCTGTTTCAGCCCTAGTTCACTCCAAAACAACGGGAACAGAATTTGCCTTCAGAGCTTTCCAAGAAAGTTGCTGGGAAAGTTGGCAATGCGCCTGGGTCTGGTAAACTGCCAAAGAGAATTTAATTACAGACTAGAAGGGCCCAAGTTGAAAAAGAATCCAGGGTGATCACACAGTTACTTACATTTGTGGAACTGCTAACTGCTCTGGAAACTCTGGCAACACAATATAGCCAGGCAATTAACCCTGGACATCACACTCAggcttctgcccactttttccCTCTATCTTTGATTACTGAAGGCTGGAGCTGACCTTCAAAGTCTACTAGTCTGGAgggaccattttacagatgagaaaactgaggccaaaagACACTATAATTTAATAGAGTTCCCACAGCTAAATAGGGAAAGAGGTAGGCGGGGAAACCCAGTCATCTTTGTGGGAGTCAAACCACACCTACTTCTAGCCACACCCACTCCTCATCTATTTAGTTGTCTGCTTTGGAAACGCCTCTGATAATTGTCAATGTGCATTTGTCAAATTGGAAGTTTGGTGAatgcccaagagaaatggaatttTATGAAAAGGCAAGTGCTAGAAGTAATTGGTGATTCATTATTAAGCTCAAAAACCATgggaaataaatgaggaaaatgactTTATCTCGCGAAGCCTCCCCGTAACAGGATGGTACATTACCTCATAGAGGTATGAGCTTTGAAAGTGTGGATTTAGTGCTTAGTTCTGGATCTGGCACCTGGTAAGAGAGCAATAAATGGTCATAGAAGCAAGAGAGGTTTTGCAAAATCAATATGCTGCAAAGCCGCAGTGCAATGACTTTCTCACTGTTTTCTTCCTGAACtgagagaaaagggaagttttGAAAATTGTAGCTGTTGCATTGATTAGggactcagtttttctttttagtttaaatGCACAATTTTCCCCCTATAAAAACAAGTTGATCTTTCACTTTTAACTCCAAAGTTAATTCCTTAGAAAACAGTGCCAACCAAGTTGGTGTAATTAGCCACATTTTATCTGTGAACTTGGAAAGGTGAAACAATCAACTAAAATAGGTGACAAGGGTTTTCTTGCATATTCAGAGTAGGGGCAATAAGATACACATTTCTTTGATCCTTGgtgctttttaaaagtagaacATAAGTGTAGTGCTTTTTACCACCCTATCATTTTCTTCTGAACTGGAAAACAAATTAATTCATTGCTGCTTGTAAGAATGCTTCccagtatgtatgtgtatatatatatatatatatatatatatatgaaatcaagTGTTGGCCTACTCAAAAACTCAAAAAGAACTGGATATTTACACTGGCAAATGAGTATACTGCCCACCAATGTTAACTTGTCTCAGGAAGTAATTAGAGAAGTGTGAAATTTAGTTGTATTCTTTCAAGGGAGAAAAAGTTTTGTATTCTCtctatagttactataaaatgtaATAGCTAACAAAAATATTCTTCATGTGTATTAAATGTTATTTTGCAGGGGTGGGTAGGACTCTCTTGGTTTCAAGTAACAGAAACCAATTTTAGCTAGTTtaagcaggaaagaattcaatcCGAGGACAAGATCTCATGAAAGTACTAGAAACAGTGAATGCAAGGTCATgaggtctctctctgtctgtttcttttcctttctactttatttatttttcagacgTGCTTTCACAGTTTCTTAGGTCCTCCTGGTAGGTGAAAGGTCCCCaaatcatattttcatatttatatcttATAGATCTAGCTGCCCAATGAGAAGATGGACTTTCACAGCCCTAATTCCATATTCCTAAGGAAGGTTCATCCTGGGTCAAGGGCTTATCCTTGGACCAATCATCCATGACTATGTGGGCAGGTTTCAAAACAGTAGAACTGCTTCAGAAAGTCACTTTTACAAGCAGGCCGAGAAGTTCAAGAACAGACTAGGCAGTCAGCCAACTAGGTATCCACTAAATGGCTTGTAATTCACCAAGTACTTTTtaataatgatttcatttcatcctcaaacAATGACAGACCACTCTATTCACAGTTCTCTATACACTTTTCACTTTGtaatcttatttttgtttatctagTTTCCTGATTAGTCTAtgaaattttgttttgtatttttagggCCTAACATtggggtgttcaataaatatttgctgaaagagtGTATGATTAATTCTGTTAGGTAGGACACTTAGATGAGACAGCTGGCATGCACTTAGATTAAGTGACAGGATGAACCCCCCAGCTAATGAGTGTGAACTCAGCTTCCATAGCCTCAatccctttcccaccccccaGGCTGCTTTCTACATTGAGTTGTCCTCTTCTTCTGTCTATGGTGTCAACAACTGACATGAAAGGATTTGGTCTGGTGATTAGAATCATGAAAATAATAGAATTGAGATAAAGGTACAGTGCATTTTACAAGAATTTAATTTTACCCTCTTGGTGCATTGTTTAATAATAGCTTTTAACTAAATACAAAGGGTCTGTACTCTTCTTCTAAATGTTTACATGGAGAAAGACTACTCTTAGTCTATGCTTAGAATGGCAAAAATAAGGGTTATGTATTTCTATTTTAGGTGTTTTATTCCTGAAAATGATATTCAGCATGGCAATCACTCCTGGAGAGGTGACCACTTCTCTCATAATTTGGgggatggtttttgtttttgtaagagTGCTAAGGAGCAAAGGGAGAAAGCGGGTGTCTCCTCCTGGCCCATGGTCCTTCCCCATCATAGGAAATCTTCTTCATCTTGGAGACCATCCTTACCTTACATTCGTGGAGATGAGGAAGAAATATGGAAATGTCTTTCTCATCAGACTTGGCATGGTGCCTGTCCTTGTGGTGAATGGGATGGAAATGGTGAAACAAGTACTACTTAAAGATGGAGAGCATTTTGCAGGCCGACCTCACATGCATACATTTTCTTTCCTGGCAGAAGGAAAGAGTCTTACGTTTTCGGTCAATTATGGAGAGAGTTGGAAGCTTCATAAGAAAACTGCTTCCAATGCTTTACAACATTTTCTAAAGCAGAAGCAAAATCCTCCACCTGCTCTTGCTTACTTGAGAAACATGTCGCTGAGGAAGTTCCTGAGCTGGTGAAAGTCTCTGCAGAGTTGACTTCCAAGAATGGCAGCTTTGACCCCAGAGGTGCTATTACGTGTGTGGTGGCCAACATTGTCTGTGCCCTTTGTTTTGGCAAGAGATGTGACCACAGTGATGAGGAGTTTCTTAGAATAGTTAAAGAGAATAATGACTTACTCAAGGCCTCCAGCACTGCTAATCCTGCCGATTTCATACTGTGTTTCTGCTACCTTCCACTGCGAATTATAAATTCTCCCCGGGAGTTTTATCAGGCCCTGAATCAGTTTATTGCTCTACATGTACAAGATCATCTTACAACATATGATAAGGTAAGGGTTTAAATTCATGCCAGGACTGGGGATTTGgtgagaagtgaaaaaaaaagagggtgagATGCATTAAGAACTCAGACAACTTTATGTACTACCTTGGTTCTTTCACTGTAATTTTTCCATAATGAACCTTACCCAAACTATTGGTAAATGTGAGGTCCAATCAGAGGGATTATAGGGCAGTATTACTTAGTTCTCATGTAGGGACCATAAGAAGAGCTTTGAATTTTTTGAGACCTCAGAAATTTCCCTAGTGTGCTGATAAGGCACATACTTGAATTATGAATCTGTAATTGGCTGATAAATGATGACTAACATGTAGGTGAGCTTCCTGAAGAAATGACccaataattttgtttctttaatttttcatctgAAACTATCCGGTCTTAAAATTATCagcatatttttttcagaaagtgTTTTGAATAATTATAAAGAATATTCTATAGGAACCTTCCAATTTACCCTCATATCCTACTTGAGTTTCTGTCCTATGAAGAAATGGACTTTGAGGTCATAACACATGTAGAAATGTTATCCATGTGACAGAAGCGAACCTTCTTATGAGGC
Protein-coding regions in this window:
- the LOC132367860 gene encoding LOW QUALITY PROTEIN: cytochrome P450 1A1-like (The sequence of the model RefSeq protein was modified relative to this genomic sequence to represent the inferred CDS: inserted 2 bases in 2 codons; deleted 1 base in 1 codon); this translates as MIFSMAITPGEVTTSLIIWGMVFVFVRVLRSKGRKRVSPPGPWSFPIIGNLLHLGDHPYLTFVEMRKKYGNVFLIRLGMVPVLVVNGMEMVKQVLLKDGEHFAGRPHMHTFSFLAEGKSLTFSVNYGESWKLHKKTASNALXTFSKAEAKSSTCSCLLEKHVAEEVPELVKVSAELTSKNGSFDPRGAITCVVANIVCALCFGKRCDHSDEEFLRIVKENNDLLKASSTANPADFILCFCYLPLRIINSPREFYQALNQFIALHVQDHLTTYDKDYSQDITDALINTCHNKYAATKTATLNDDEIISTVNDLFGAEFEAISTCLYWSFLYLIRYPEIQAKIQEEIDGNIEMKSTRFEDRKILPYTEAFINEIFRRASFLPFTILLCTTSDTTLNGYFIPRKNCTFINMYQVNHDETIWDNPNLFRPERFLSENMERNRSXVEKVLTFGMGIRKCLGEDVARNEIFIFITTVLQQLKLEKCPGAKLDLTPTYGLVMKPKPYQLQVEPCSTEFYFSLKESVLKKQDVLSTHIPRIPFWSEVSC